TTACATCTTTCTCATTCTCAATCATAGCAAGCGCCTTGCATGTTGCTAGGTCGTTTCTCCTCGTTGAAAGATCAAAGATGCATGGATACATCTGAGGTGGAGAAGCTATCCTCCCATGAATTTCTTTTGGATTATATGGCAAAATCTTCTCTTTCAGAAGATCTCTAAGCTGTGTGCCCCGGCGGATTGAGTCGTCTATAAGGATTATCCTTTTCCCCTCTATCATTTGAGGATTTGGAATCTGCTTATACCTTGCTATCAACTCTCTTTTTTCCTTTGTTGGAGGAATATAGCTCCTGCCCCATCCGGGAGTATATTTTATAAGCGGCCTCCGCAGAGGGGGGATAAGCTTGAATGTTTCGGCTACTACTTTCTCCAGATGCTCTATATCTAATTCGCCGTTTTTTAATTTCTTTATGGCTGCAGATATCCTCTCCTCTGCAAGTTCGATCTTTCTTTTTACGTACCCAACAGAGTGGGGAAAGCCGGAATCCGCTATGCCAAGTACTAAATCTGCTTCTACATCGTCTTCTTCTGCAAGAAAGCCTCCACATCTTTCGCGGACAATCTCTGCGTTGATACCATAATAGTCAGACGTTGGGAATCCGAAGTAGACGTGAAGGAATGGACAGAATTTCCTCTTGAATTGCATGTTATTCCTAGTCTTCAGACCTCTTTCACTGATGGAGACTATCTCTCGATAATCGAGGAATTTTAAGATTTTAAAACCAAGATTTGGAAATGATGTTGTTTCAGATGCGATGGCAACGTCGTTGCCTCTTATACCTATGATCAGCGGGAACATGTCGCCAGAAGCGTAAATGCTCCTCTCATCTTTTGAAAGGACAAGAAGGGATATTGTTCCATCAATCTTTTCATACATTCTTTCTATTCCATCGATGATGTTCTTTCCCCTACTTATCAGCTCGCCTACAATCTCCGTCTGGTTCGGCACAACCTTTCCATCCCTGTTTATAGATTTCTTGAACGTTGCCCCGGAATTTATCAGTTCGCGATAAAGCAGATCCGCGTTTCTGATGAGTCCTACTGTACATACAGCATAGGTTCCTATACTAGTTTCGAATATCAGAGGCTGTTCTTCTTGCGCATTGCTGATAACGCCTATTCCCATTATGCCGCTTATTTTTCCATACTCTCTTTGGAATTCCGACTTGAATTGACTGTTGCTGATGTCGTGGAATATTATTTTGATGTCATCGTCTAGAAAGGCTAATCCGCCGATCTCTGTGCCGAGATGAGAGTGATAGTCGACACCGAAGTAGAGATCATCCCTGAACCTTTCCCTTGAATATACGCCGAAAAGTCCGCCTAACATTTTATCATCGAAGGATGAGTTTGTGAAGACCGTATAAAGCATTTTTGCACTATTTTATGTAAAAATATAGGTCTATGAATGTTCAAGCACTTTTTTTGCGATAGCTTCGCCGACTTCAGTAGTCGTCGAATTTCCGCCTAAGTCATATGTTCTAACACGTCCCTCCCGCAGAACTGATATTACTGCATTTTCAATACGATTTGCCGCCTCCTTCTCGTTGAGGTATTCCATCATCATCTTTGATGCTAAGATCATCGCAATTGGGTTTGCTCTGTTTTTTCCAGCATGTTTAGGAGCTGAACCATGCACAGGCTCAAACATCCCATAAGAGTCTCCAATATTTGCACCCGGCATAAGACCTATGCCCCCAGCAAGTTGAGCTGCCTCATCCGATAAAATGTCTCCGAAAAGGTTTGTTGTTACTATAACGTCAAACTTTTCAGGTTCTTTTATCAACCTCATCGCCATTGCATCTACATGTTCCTCGTCTACAAGGACGTCTGGATACTCGTTAGCAATCCTGAACACGGCTTCCCTGAAGATACCGTCCGTGATTCTCAAGATGTTCCTTTTGTGAACGCAAGTAAGATGCTTTTTACGTTTAGAGGCATAATTAAAGGCTATTCTTGCAATCTTTTCCGAAGCTTCTTGTGTAATAACCCTTATAGCGATGCCCCTCCCCTTGGAAACTTCAAATTCAATGCCGGAATAAAGCCCCTCCGTATTCTCCCTGACTATCAGCATATCGATCTTAGGATTGGCTGCGGGTACCCCTGGAAGAGCTCTACACGGCCGCAGATTAGCGTAGAGATCAAATTTTTTCCTGATGGTCACAGCGACGCTAGGAGGTGCGCCTGGATCCTCTGGAGTCGTCATGGGACCCTTCAGGCAAGCAGCAGTCTCCTTTAGGAGACTTATTGTCTCAGTTGGAAGATTAGTGCCATATTTATCGATACAGTAGTATCCAGCATCTCCGTATATCAGCACAAGCTCTAACCCCTCTACTGCTTCTTGGACTGCATGAAGAACTTTGACAGCGGCTTCTGTAACTTCTGGACCTATTCCATCACCAGGAAGGACCGCGATCTTATAGATTCTGGACATAAGCAAGTCTCTCCAGATCAGCCAATCTAATCTTCGCGAGAATATTTATCCCTTTAGTTTTATATGCCGGCAAAAATCAAAAATACTCTCTTCCACTATCCTTCGTAACAATGGTTCCTGAAAGATAATTAAAGAGCCTTTGTCTCCTTGTAGGATAAAAAATCCATCCGACGAGACAGTCTAGTGGCAGCATAAAAGCCTTTCCAAAACTTTCTATGGCGGCTGTACTTAAAGTTAAGGGTGCGCCATCAGATCTTGTTACACGTAGATTCAGAACCATTTTTCCGAGTGATTGACCACTAATGCCCTCCATTAAAGTCCAATAAATGAAGTATATCACATTATCAAGACCGATCATGGAAAAGGGGATCCAGATTATGAGACGCTGAATAGGGAATATTATGGGCCATATCGACAATAAGAATAAAGATTTGAGTGTGGAAAGAAATATTCCGACGATTATCACATCAATAAGCCATGCTAGAAATCTATCCCCCCAGCTTGCTGCGGGTATCCTTTTAGTTACTATATGTTCCACAGCCTTCCCGCATATAGGACAATACCTAGCGTCCTCTGGCAATTGGGCTCCGCAATCTCTGCAATAAGTCAATTCTTACACCTTCTAAATCGGGCGTAATCGCAAATTAATGCATCTCATTATTTATAAAGTTAAAATAATCGGAATATAAGAACTTTTGAATAATATCAAATCGACTAGTCGGAAGGGAAACATGATTGGATATTAATGGTAAATTGAATCTCATCGTGCGAAACACGGAAGAAATCGTAACGAGAGAGGAGCTCCATAGTCTTCTAGAAACAAAGAGTAGACCGAAAGCCTACTGGGGCTTCGAATGTTCCGGCTTCATGCATGTAGGCATGGGTCTTATATGCGGCTCGAAAATTAAGGATATGGTCAAGGCTGGGTTCGACTTCATAATATTTTTAGCCGATTGGCACAGCTGGATCAACAACAAATTAGGCGGAAAGATGGAAAATATACGTTTAGCGGGAGAGTATTTTAAAGAGTGCTTTGAGGCCCTCGGAGTAATTACTAGTGGAGTGAAGGTTGTTTGGGCCTCAGATATTGTAGGAGATGTTGAATACTGGGAAAAGGTTGTTAGAATTGCTAAATCCTCATCGTTACTTAGAGTTAGAAGGTCTTTGACAATAATGGGTAGAGAAATGGATTCCTCGGATATTGAGACTGCATGGTTACTTTATCCATGCATGCAGGTTGCAGATATCTTTCATATGGATCTTGACGTCGCTGTTGGAGGTATCGATCAGAGAAAAGCGCATATGCTAGCTAGGGATGTTGCGGAAAAAGTTGGCTGGAGGAAGCCTGTGTGCATTCACACCCCGCTGCTCTTAGGGCTGCAAAAGCCTGAAGGTATTAATGTGCATGAAGGCCTTTTTGACGAAGACAGCGCCTTAAACCGGCGGTTAATGTCCAAGATGTCAAAGAGTAAGCCTGAGAGCTGCATATTTGTTCATGACCCTCCTGAAGAGATAAGAAAAAAGATGATGAACGCTTACTGTCCACCCAGACAGGAAGAAGGAAACCCTGTCCTAGAGCATGCCCAGTACATCATATTTCCAATATGCGGGAATATGGAGATTCAGCGTCCATCAAAATATGGCGGATCAATAGTTTTTGAGAATTATGAGGAACTTCGAGCGGCATACCTTAGAGGTGAAGTGCATCCATTAGATTTGAAGAGCAGCGTTGCAGAGGCGCTAATTGAGATCTTAGAACCAGTCAGAGAGCATTTTCGAAGGAAGTCTGAAACATTAGAAGAACTTGAGAAAATTGAAATGACAAGATGATTATAGTCTTTAGAAGTGGAGAAAGGAACATTAAAAACTATGCACAGGCTGGCATAAATGCTTGGAAAGGTGAAGTAAAGTGAGATATTTTTCCACCAAAGATATTGGTAGAATCTTCGTCTTAAGGCTGGATCCTGGGGATTATGTGCTTGAGAGCATCATGGACCTTGTAGAGAAGGAAGGGGTCAAGGAAGGCGTAGTGGTCTCGGCTGTCGGTACATTAGATCGCTACAGTGCTCATATGGTTACTTCAACAACATTCCCGCCTGAGAACTTGTTTGTAACGTTAAATGACGAGCCCATGGAAGTTCTTTCCATATGCGGATTAATAGTTGCTGGTGAACCCCATCTTCATATAGTTGTTTCCGACTCGAAGAAGGCTTATGGAGGGCATCTTGAGAAAGGTTGCAGAACACTATATGTGGCTGAAATCGTGATAATTGAATTGAAATCGCTCAATTTGAAGAGGGTTAGGGAAAGTGACCAGGTGAAAAGACTGACTAATATAGAGGATAACAAGTAAGCGAAAGGTGCCGCAAGACCCGATGATACATAGAGACATTTTTTATTATTCTACTTAACCTCATTGACTATAAGTTAAGGTGGCGATTATGGCGTTGAAGAATTGGGATGCCAATTATCTGATTGAACTTTTAGCTAAACCACAGAAGGGTGAGTTGAACTATGATGGAATAGAAAGTCCACTGACGCGGTTAGAAGCGTTGAGGGAGCTTAAAAGACTGGAAACGGCCGGTATCCTCAGCAAACCCGAGAGGAGATACGGTGTTAATGTGCATATTCACACGAGCGAGTCTTTCAGTGTTTTCCGTTCCCCGTCTGAGGCCGCTTGGGTTGGCTATAGATCAGGCATAGAAATATTGGGCATAAACGACCATTACACGATTGATGGGCATAAAGAGTTCAAAGAGGCTTGCAAAATATTAGGGCTAAAGGCTACTTTCAACATTGAAGCTATGGCTATGTCCCAGGAGGCAAAGAATGAAGGGGCTAGGTATAATGATCCAAAAAATCCTGGTAGGGTGTACTTATGCGGAAAGGGTATAACACGCAACCTTAAACCAGGGTCAGCAAGCGATAAACTTCTTCAGACTATGAGGCGGGCTTTTAGGGAGAGATGCCGAGAGATGACTGAGAAGGCAAGCATTTTTCTAAGCCAGTTCGATCCTTTCCTGAAGTTGGATTTTGAAGAAGTTTTAAAGTTCACGCCTAGAGGGAATGTAACTGAGAGGCATGTTGCCCAAGCCATTGCCGAAAAACTGAAAAAGAGATTCAGTAAGACCGAAGAACTTAAGGAATTCTTGGCGATGCTCCTAGGGGATTTTGATGAAGCGGCTTTACAACGTGAAGACAAGTTCCAAGACCTCATAAGGAATACTCTTCTAAAGGCAGGAGGCCCAGCCTACGTTGAGGAACCGCCTGAGGCGTTCCCAAGCATAGAAAGTATTGTAAAACTTTTCTTAGATTACGGGGCGATCCCCACCTATCCAGTGCTAGGAAACCCCATAACAGAGAGAGAAGCTGACTTAGACAAGCTGCTCGATGAGCTTGAGGATTATAAAATATACGCCATTGAGGTGATCCCGAAAAGAAATACGCGAGAAAGACTATCAGAGATTTTGATCACAGCGAAGAGACATGGTTTTCCTGTATTTAATGGGACTGAGCATAACACAAAGACCCATGAACCTCTCATAGATGAGTTTTCAGCGGATCCAGAATTCGCGCCTATCTTCCGCGAAGGTGCCTGCCTAATTCTTGGGCATCAAATCCTAGCGGAATATGCTGGGAAAGGCTACGTAGACAATAACGGAAAACTATCCTTTAACGAAAGGAAATTCGGCATTTCATTTTTCTCGTTTGCTGGCAAGATCATATGGTCTGAGGAAGCTTTACAATGGCTTTCCAAAATTGGAGAAACTAACACCTTAAAGGTCGTATTGGGGCTTCACTCAGTCTTTTCGGATAACTCTGCAAAAGAGTTTTGGGTTAAGCCTGGCTTCGAGGTTCCTAAGAGAATATTAGATAGGATAGTGATCAAGGAGGACAGAGCCTGTTTCAAAGATGAGGATGCAAAGATCTCCTTTGAAAGGATTGCGAAAGACTTAGTAGTGCCTAA
This genomic interval from Candidatus Bathyarchaeota archaeon contains the following:
- a CDS encoding DNA-binding protein — translated: MRYFSTKDIGRIFVLRLDPGDYVLESIMDLVEKEGVKEGVVVSAVGTLDRYSAHMVTSTTFPPENLFVTLNDEPMEVLSICGLIVAGEPHLHIVVSDSKKAYGGHLEKGCRTLYVAEIVIIELKSLNLKRVRESDQVKRLTNIEDNK
- a CDS encoding isocitrate/isopropylmalate dehydrogenase family protein, translated to MYKIAVLPGDGIGPEVTEAAVKVLHAVQEAVEGLELVLIYGDAGYYCIDKYGTNLPTETISLLKETAACLKGPMTTPEDPGAPPSVAVTIRKKFDLYANLRPCRALPGVPAANPKIDMLIVRENTEGLYSGIEFEVSKGRGIAIRVITQEASEKIARIAFNYASKRKKHLTCVHKRNILRITDGIFREAVFRIANEYPDVLVDEEHVDAMAMRLIKEPEKFDVIVTTNLFGDILSDEAAQLAGGIGLMPGANIGDSYGMFEPVHGSAPKHAGKNRANPIAMILASKMMMEYLNEKEAANRIENAVISVLREGRVRTYDLGGNSTTTEVGEAIAKKVLEHS
- a CDS encoding RDD family protein, with product MTYCRDCGAQLPEDARYCPICGKAVEHIVTKRIPAASWGDRFLAWLIDVIIVGIFLSTLKSLFLLSIWPIIFPIQRLIIWIPFSMIGLDNVIYFIYWTLMEGISGQSLGKMVLNLRVTRSDGAPLTLSTAAIESFGKAFMLPLDCLVGWIFYPTRRQRLFNYLSGTIVTKDSGREYF
- a CDS encoding tyrosine--tRNA ligase codes for the protein MDINGKLNLIVRNTEEIVTREELHSLLETKSRPKAYWGFECSGFMHVGMGLICGSKIKDMVKAGFDFIIFLADWHSWINNKLGGKMENIRLAGEYFKECFEALGVITSGVKVVWASDIVGDVEYWEKVVRIAKSSSLLRVRRSLTIMGREMDSSDIETAWLLYPCMQVADIFHMDLDVAVGGIDQRKAHMLARDVAEKVGWRKPVCIHTPLLLGLQKPEGINVHEGLFDEDSALNRRLMSKMSKSKPESCIFVHDPPEEIRKKMMNAYCPPRQEEGNPVLEHAQYIIFPICGNMEIQRPSKYGGSIVFENYEELRAAYLRGEVHPLDLKSSVAEALIEILEPVREHFRRKSETLEELEKIEMTR
- a CDS encoding amidophosphoribosyltransferase; translated protein: MLYTVFTNSSFDDKMLGGLFGVYSRERFRDDLYFGVDYHSHLGTEIGGLAFLDDDIKIIFHDISNSQFKSEFQREYGKISGIMGIGVISNAQEEQPLIFETSIGTYAVCTVGLIRNADLLYRELINSGATFKKSINRDGKVVPNQTEIVGELISRGKNIIDGIERMYEKIDGTISLLVLSKDERSIYASGDMFPLIIGIRGNDVAIASETTSFPNLGFKILKFLDYREIVSISERGLKTRNNMQFKRKFCPFLHVYFGFPTSDYYGINAEIVRERCGGFLAEEDDVEADLVLGIADSGFPHSVGYVKRKIELAEERISAAIKKLKNGELDIEHLEKVVAETFKLIPPLRRPLIKYTPGWGRSYIPPTKEKRELIARYKQIPNPQMIEGKRIILIDDSIRRGTQLRDLLKEKILPYNPKEIHGRIASPPQMYPCIFDLSTRRNDLATCKALAMIENEKDVSKYLDPKSPEYATMVEEIRKQIGFTTLKFQSLRNLVRAVIEAPGNTGLKEEDLCLYCWRGEL